Within the uncultured Draconibacterium sp. genome, the region TTATTGCCCGTTTACCAATGGCCGTGGTTCAGGAATTTGGAGCACGTGTTACTGGTGGAGGTTTAGTAATGTTCCTGGTAGAGTTTGTTATCCTGTTCATCGTATTTATGGCATCAATTGCCTTAGTACAGGGAACCCGTAGGATTCCGGTACAATATGCGAAACGAATTGTTGGAAACAAACAATATGGCGGAGTACGTCAGTACATCCCTCTGAAAGTTAATGCTGCAGGTGTAATGCCTATCATTTTTGCTCAGGCAATTATGATGGTGCCTATTACAATTGTTGGTGTTGCTAATTCTGAAAATCTGCGTGGTGTGGCGGCTGCCTTATCAAACATCACAGGTTTTTGGTATAATTTAACACAATTTTTATTAGTGGTAGCTTTTACGTATTTTTACACCGCTATTACTATTAATCCAACCCAAATGGCAGAAGATATGAAGAAAAACGGTGGTTTTATTCCTGGTGTTAAACCAGGAAAGAAAACTGTTGAGTTTCTTGATACTGTTATGTCGCGTATAACATTACCCGGTTCTATTTTCTTAGGACTGGTAACAATTATGCCGGCTTTTGCCATGATGATTGGAGTTAGCCAGTCGTTTGCCCTGTTTTACGGTGGTACATCGCTGCTAATTTTGGTTGGTGTAGTGTTAGATACCTTACAGCAGATTGAAAGTCACCTGTTGATGCGCCATTACGACGGTTTGATGCAATCAGGCCGAATTAAAGGTCGTCCGGGACTCGGAGGAATGTAAGACAAATTGTAAAAGAGATTATTTAGAAAAACTTAATTCAAAAAATTTAAAAGAGGAATTTTTATGGCAAAACAACCTTCCATAGAACAAGATGGAACAATTATAGAAGCATTATCAAACGCTATGTTCAGGGTTGAACTGGAAAACGGTCACGTTATAACAGGACACATTTCCGGGAAGATGAGAATGCATTATATTAAAATTTTGCCAGGGGATAAAGTAAAAGTCGAAATGTCTCCTTACGATTTAACTAAAGGTAGAATTACGTTTAGGTACAAAAACTAAAGATTGTATATGAAACGAGTCCCGACGAATGTCGGACATCGATACAAAAAATTAAAAAAATAATTAAGATGAAAACTCGTGTTTCAGTTAAAAAACGTAGCGAAGACTGCAAGATTATACGCAGGAAAGGACGTTTGTATGTGATTAATAAAAAGAACCCTAAGTTTAAACAACGTCAGGGTTAATTAATCTTTTAAAAAAGAAGAATTTTATGGCACGTATAGTAGGTGTTGATATTCCAAGTAATAAAAGAGGTGAGGTTGCTCTTACCTATATTTATGGTATTGGCCGCAGCAGAGCTATCACTATCCTTGACGAAGCAGGTGTAGATAAAAACCTGAAAGTACAGGATTGGACAGACGAGAACTTAGCAGCTGTTCGTGGAGTTATCGGTGATAACTTCAAAGTAGAAGGTGAGCTAAGATCAGAAGTTCAGATGAACATTAAGCGTTTAATGGATATTGGTTGTTACCGTGGTATCCGTCACCGTATCGGCTTGCCGGTTCGCGGACAGAGCACAAAAAACAACGCACGTACCCGTAAAGGTAAACGTAAAACTGTTGCTAATAAAAAAATGGCCACTAAATAAGGAATTTGAGTTATGGCAAAAAAGACAGGATCAAGTAGAAAGAGAACTGTGGTTGTTGAAGCCAATGGTATGGCTCATATCCACTCGTCTTTCAACAATATTATTGTTACGCTGACAAATATGAATGGAGAGGTGATCTCTTGGTCGTCAGCTGGGAAAAAAGGATTCCGTGGTTCTAAAAAGAATACTCCTTATGCTGCTCAGGTAGCTTCTGAAGAGTGTGCTAAAACTGCTTATGACCTTGGACTACGTAAAGTTAAGGTATATGTTAAAGGACCTGGTAACGGTCGTGAATCAGCAATCAGAGCTTTGGCTACTATCGGTATCCAGGTTACTGAAATTGTTGATGTAACACCGCTTCCGCACAACGGTTGCAGGCCTCCTAAAAGACGTAGAGTTTAATTCTAAAACGAAAAGGAAATGGCAAGATATAGAGGACCAAAATCTAAAATCGCTCGTAAATTCGGAGAACCAATCTTCGGACCGGATAAAGTGTTCGAACACAAAAACTACCCTCCGGGTATGCACGGTTTATCTTCTAAAAGAAGAAAAACTTCGGAATACGGGCAGCAGTTAAAAGAGAAACAAAAGGCAAAATATACTTACGGTGTATTAGAAAGACAATTCCGCACACTTTTCAAAAAAGCGCAAGCTGCTAAAGGTGTTACCGGTGAAGTGTTGCTTCAGTTGTTAGAGTCTCGTCTCGACAACGTGGTATTCCGTTTGGGTATTGCTAAAACACGTGCTGCGGCACGTCAGTTTGTATCACACAAACATATTACAGTTAACGGAAAATTAGTAAATATTCCATCGTACACGGTTAAATCTGGCGACGTTATTGGCGTTCGCGAGAAATCAAAATCGCTGGAAGAAATTACTGGCTCATTGCAATCACGCAGAAGCTCACAGTACGAATGGTTGGAATGGGACGGAGCACAAATGTCCGGAAAATTCCTTAATCGTCCGGAACGTGAAGAAATTCCAGAAAACATCAAAGAGCAACTAATCGTAGAGTTGTATTCAAAATAATAAAATTACTTAGAATATTATGGCAATATTAGCATTCCAAAAGCCTGACAAGGTAATAATGTTAGAATCCGATGACAAGTTCGGACAATTCGAGTTTCGTCCCCTGGAACCGGGATACGGTATTACAATTGGTAATGCACTTCGTCGTATTCTGTTATCGTCGTTGGAAGGCTATGCAATTACAACTGTTAAAATTGAAGGTGTTGACCATGAGTTTTCTACGATTAAAGGAGTTATTGAAGATGTAACTGATATCATCCTTAATTTGAAGCAGGTACGTTTTAAAAACGAGGTGGAAGATTTTGACAGCGAAAAAGTATCTATTTCAATCAGCGGCCAGGAAGAATTTACTGCCGGTGACATTAACAAATTTATGACCGGTTTCAGAGTACTGAATCCTGAATTAGTAATTTGCAGAATGGAGCCCGATGTGAAAATTCAGATGGAGTTGAACATCAGCAAAGGACGTGGTTACGTTCCTGCTGTTGAAAACAAGCCGGTTGAAGAAGAATTTGGTGTAATTCCGATCGATTCGATCTACACTCCAATTAAAAAGGTAAAATACGCCGTTGAAAACTATCGTGTTGAGCAAAAAACCGACTACGAAAAATTAGTTCTGGATATTGCTACCGATGGTTCAGTTCACCCAAAAAATGCATTAAAAGAAGCAGCTAAAATTCTTATCTATCACTTCATGCTGTTCTCAGACGAAAAGATCACTCTTGATACTGATGAGAAATTTGCAAACGAAGAGTTTGATGAAGAAGTACTGCACATGCGTCAGTTGTTGAAAACTAAACTGGTTGATATGGATCTGTCAGTTCGTGCTTTGAATTGTTTGAAAGCCGCGGATGTAGATACATTAGGAGACTTGGTTACCTACAACAGAAACGACCTGCTGAAATTCAGAAACTTTGGTAAAAAATCGTTAACCGAATTGGATGACCTTTTGGATAACATGGGACTGAATTTTGGAATGGATATTTCCAAGTATAAACTTGATAAGGAGTAAAAGGCAATGAGACATAATAAGAAATTTAATCACTTAGGCCGTAAAGCACCACATCGTAAAGCGATGTTGGCAAACATGGCAAGTTCACTTATCGCGCATAAGAGAATTTCAACTACTGTTGCAAAAGCGAAAGCATTGCGTATGTACGTTGAGCCATTGATTACTAAGGCAAAAGAAGATACTACACACTCGCGCAGGGTAGTTTTTAGCTACTTGCAAGACAAAGATGCTGTATCGGAATTGTTCCGCGAAGTAGCTGTTAAAGTTGCTGACCGTCCGGGAGGATACACTCGTATTCTTAAAACCGGTAGCCGTTTAGGCGACAACGCTGATATGTGTATCATCGAGTTGGTTGACTTCAACGAAGCTATGTTGGCTGCAAAAGAAGAAGCTGCTGCACCTAAAAAACGTCGTTCGCGTCGTGGTGGTGCTAAAAAAGCTGACGCAACTGCACCAGTTGCAGAGGCTGAAGTTGTTGAAGAAGTTAAAACCGAAGAAGCTCCGGCTCCTGAGGCAAAAGCTGAAGAAACAACCGAAGAGCCTAAAGCTGACGAGTCAGCTGACGAAGCAAAGAAAGAAGACTAATAATTTTCTTTACTATATTGAAAAGCCGGTCCGTCATTCGACGGATCGGCTTTTTCATTTTATAAAAACCTTGCTTTTTGGGCTGGCGGCCGGGCTTTCCGATAAAGTTGCCACGATACTTGCTTGTTCAACCAAAGGCTGTTGGGTAGCTCCCTGCAGTGCTGAGGTACACAAACCAAAACAATTTTTCCCTTCATACAGCGGTGCGACGCGCCTTCCAAAACAATTTTTTGCTTGCCGCAGTGCTACAACAAGCTAGCCACAAAGTCTACTGAGCAGTTATACGGCTGCAGGAAGCCTAAAATCAGTTAGTTACAAGAATGGTGAGGTTGTGGGCTTTTGAAAAACCGCCTACAGCAAGGCATAAAGGCTAAAGAAGAAATAGACCACACGTGAGGACACGCACAATAACAAGAATCAAACTTATCATAATGGCATAGTAATTGCAAAAGGATAAATCAATTTTACTAAAAACAATAAAACCCTATTTTAATGAAAAACTTAAACAAACTTCAGTTTTTAATCGCAGGTCCAATTATTATCTTATTAACATCAGTAAATACACTAAACGCCCAAAATAAAACCTATTTAGGGATTGATTTTGTAAACGATATTGTTAGTGATGGAGATAATATCCGTCCGGGTGTTGGACTAAATATTGCACGAATTATTGGCAAACATAGCGGTATAGAAGCAGGATTTTACTATCGTTCTTACCTAGAATCAGTGTCCTTTCGATTAGATGGTCACTACTATGATGTTGATATTCGTGAAAACCATTTGTCGATTCCCGTCCTTTATAAGTTCTCCTCGCGAATTGCAAATTTGTCTGCCGGGCCAAGCTTCGAGGTTTTTTTGGGGTGGAAACAAAAGTCGTCCACTGCCGAAG harbors:
- the secY gene encoding preprotein translocase subunit SecY, encoding MKRFIETLKNIYKIEDLRFRIGTTMFFLLIYRLGSFVSLPGIDPAQLQNLQSQTSDGLLGLINMFSGGAFAQASVFALGIMPYISASIVIQLMGIAVPYFQRLQKEGESGRRKINQITRYLTVLILIPQASAYLTNLHMQLPDSAFAMSGIWFNAPSIVILTAGSMFVLWLGERITDKGIGNGISLIIMIGIIARLPMAVVQEFGARVTGGGLVMFLVEFVILFIVFMASIALVQGTRRIPVQYAKRIVGNKQYGGVRQYIPLKVNAAGVMPIIFAQAIMMVPITIVGVANSENLRGVAAALSNITGFWYNLTQFLLVVAFTYFYTAITINPTQMAEDMKKNGGFIPGVKPGKKTVEFLDTVMSRITLPGSIFLGLVTIMPAFAMMIGVSQSFALFYGGTSLLILVGVVLDTLQQIESHLLMRHYDGLMQSGRIKGRPGLGGM
- the infA gene encoding translation initiation factor IF-1, with amino-acid sequence MAKQPSIEQDGTIIEALSNAMFRVELENGHVITGHISGKMRMHYIKILPGDKVKVEMSPYDLTKGRITFRYKN
- the rpmJ gene encoding 50S ribosomal protein L36: MKTRVSVKKRSEDCKIIRRKGRLYVINKKNPKFKQRQG
- the rpsM gene encoding 30S ribosomal protein S13, producing MARIVGVDIPSNKRGEVALTYIYGIGRSRAITILDEAGVDKNLKVQDWTDENLAAVRGVIGDNFKVEGELRSEVQMNIKRLMDIGCYRGIRHRIGLPVRGQSTKNNARTRKGKRKTVANKKMATK
- the rpsK gene encoding 30S ribosomal protein S11, yielding MAKKTGSSRKRTVVVEANGMAHIHSSFNNIIVTLTNMNGEVISWSSAGKKGFRGSKKNTPYAAQVASEECAKTAYDLGLRKVKVYVKGPGNGRESAIRALATIGIQVTEIVDVTPLPHNGCRPPKRRRV
- the rpsD gene encoding 30S ribosomal protein S4 produces the protein MARYRGPKSKIARKFGEPIFGPDKVFEHKNYPPGMHGLSSKRRKTSEYGQQLKEKQKAKYTYGVLERQFRTLFKKAQAAKGVTGEVLLQLLESRLDNVVFRLGIAKTRAAARQFVSHKHITVNGKLVNIPSYTVKSGDVIGVREKSKSLEEITGSLQSRRSSQYEWLEWDGAQMSGKFLNRPEREEIPENIKEQLIVELYSK
- a CDS encoding DNA-directed RNA polymerase subunit alpha, which gives rise to MAILAFQKPDKVIMLESDDKFGQFEFRPLEPGYGITIGNALRRILLSSLEGYAITTVKIEGVDHEFSTIKGVIEDVTDIILNLKQVRFKNEVEDFDSEKVSISISGQEEFTAGDINKFMTGFRVLNPELVICRMEPDVKIQMELNISKGRGYVPAVENKPVEEEFGVIPIDSIYTPIKKVKYAVENYRVEQKTDYEKLVLDIATDGSVHPKNALKEAAKILIYHFMLFSDEKITLDTDEKFANEEFDEEVLHMRQLLKTKLVDMDLSVRALNCLKAADVDTLGDLVTYNRNDLLKFRNFGKKSLTELDDLLDNMGLNFGMDISKYKLDKE